Part of the Tribolium castaneum strain GA2 chromosome 4, icTriCast1.1, whole genome shotgun sequence genome is shown below.
ACTGTCTTATTAACAGGGAGgcgaaaaaaacaatttctccaCAGCTTGTATTAGGTGTCTATAAATCATACAAGCAACATCCGTGGAGATGGTAGACTAATAATTAAAGTACAGTTTCGTTTAGTTAATTCTCATGTAAGCGTTATCTCGCAATAGCCAATAGTTGTTCCATAATATCATCTTCCGACTTGTTTCTTAGTGGGACGATTTTCATTATGCTTGTATTGTAGCACCAACATTTTGCCCATTCCCACGCGAATAAGACTAGCATTACAAATTGGACAAGGTACATTCACGGTTATGTGTGCGTACgtttcttattaaaattacaccAGAATGGTACAAATGAACAGTAAATTTTATGAACAAGCCTTGAACTTTGAACCGGGTGAACCTGGTTGTTACAGCAGCTGCGGACAAAAGTACTTTCTTGTTCACCGAACAAAAAATACTTGACCATcggatgaaaaaaattcttgggaATACCCGTGTAACACGATCGCCATAGAATCCACTTAATCACTCCGTGGGATGATAAAATAAGGTGTCCGACCTATTAAAAATGCCAACAACAAAGTGGCATTTTGGCAAATGTTTTTCACCTTCAGTGACTGCCAACGACAGATAGTCAATGCGGGGCCAAAAAcagaaatgttatttttgccaCAAACATGACCAATAAAGCAACGTCGCGTACTTTCACAGAACATTACAACTTGACATTTCAAGCGTTGACCCCGAAGTTACAcgttttaattgtttgtgtTTAAACATGCCAcgttgtgtcgtattgtttAACCAGCAAACGCAAATAACAACAAATACATTTggttgaaaaatttcaaactgttATTGACGTCAACTCCGCGTATCTGCTCAGGAATCTAATTCCGTTTGTAGCAATgtcttagttttttatttaatgcgtGTCACATGTCAGATTAGAGAGGCTTGAAAGAAAACGCATTATAGGTAACTCCTCACTGGGACTACTCTTCGTGAATATTCGCTGATGATTTCATCAATTTACTCATGTGGAAACGCCACGTACATTAAATTccttaaaaacatattttcactttgttGAGTAAAAGTTGGAAAAGAATGAGCGACTGGACTTGCACACAACGAATCGGTTTGcatgtataatttaattacgagCTGCGTGCgggtttttgattaaattattattgcaaCAAGTAGGTGaagatgaaataataaataataattaacatattttgcataccaaatttgtttttcaacGGGAAAATGAATAAATCATAACTTCGTTCAACGTAAACTGCAGTAAATGCCAACAAAAGGGATAGGAGTCTGTCATAGGCAACGCCTAATTGGGTTTCAGGGTTATTTTACCCTAAATGGGACAGCGCAGAATTGCCATTGACTAGATATAGACATTGCATAACGCATTATAATAGCACAACAGGAAAAAACACGGCGCCTATTCTTCCATTGCATGGAAAGATTAACACAGTTTTGGAGGACTTTGCCTACACACAACACAGATGAATATCTGTTCTCTTAATTTGCTCTGAGAGGGTGGAACCCCCGAAACCTACCTCGCTTCGCCACGGAAtatactaaataaaaatttacctatttTAGATAATACCTAGTTATTTTTACAAACTATTTTATCAATTGGCAATATAAGGAGATAATCCCCATTGatataataaaattgcaaaatattatATGTTTATACTACCACATGTGCTCATATGGCGGACTTAAAGATTATTATCCATACAATTAGATGCAGAATATTTTCAGCCATAggaataataaatgaaaagcTACTTAGTCGTTTCcatttaatttctttgttgCCCTTGGCTAGGTTGATGCCCCAAGCACGTGCTGGTCTTTCTTCATGGGCAATCTAAGTTCTAATTTTTCGTCTGTTCAAATTCAgtgcattgtaaaaaaattgaatagtaAGTGACGAAAATCACATTTGCGTTGATACACCGTAATAAAATCGTTTGTACTGACCCCATCATTACCTTTGCACAAAAGCAATCAAGTTCTCCCTTTGGCTAAGATAGTTACGCACGAAGTGTGACAAAATAGCGATAAACTATGACTCACCACTAGGAACATTGTGTTGTTGAGATCGTCGACCGCGTCGTTGGTGCGTCGGTTGTAACCCCGGAGCAGAAACCGCGCGTTTAGGAACCGTGGTAATAAGTCTGCTGAACCCCGGCGGCCGATACCGGGCACTTTTGGCATTGGGTGGTAGGAAATGGTACATGCTTTGTGCTTTCTGCATGCTGGTGGGTGGGGTGTTGGTCGGAAGACGGGGCAGGGAGTTGGTGGTCGCAGCCCCACTTTGCAAACTCCTGGGCAAAGTGGACCTGCTTTCAATGTCCTCCTCATCGTCATCTTCCCCGTCTGCCGAGCCGCCCGACCCGCACGTGGCGTCAGGGACACTGGACCTTCGGCGGGTTGGTCTGGTGGTGGAAGCCACCCATAGCTTATCCTCACTGTTTGCGCCTCCGATGCTGCCACAGCTCCGGACCCTGTCTAGCTGCTCCCGACTGAGGCTTTTGTGGCTAAAGAGGAGATCGCCGGCTGAGCGGCGCTTGGCAGCGATTGCGAGGGCCGAGGCGGAAGCGGAGCCCTCGCCCCCGAGCAAAGACAGTTTATTTCGGGAATCGGTGGCTAGCAAAGCCGATTCGAAACTACCGCGCCAGCTGAAACGCTCACAATCACTTATTTCACCACGCTCTTCGGCGATGTCCGACACCCCGCTGCTGGACTGGTGGTGGGTTTTGGATTCGCCGACGAGGAGGTCGTGGGAACGACTCCGTGGTAGTAGGTTATACGGCGGTAGCGTCTCCTCGAGGTGTCCCAGAGCGTCCGGGAGGTTGCTATCGGAGGTGCTGTCGTCGTCCTCTGTTGTGGTGGTCGAAGCTGAGGACAGTTTCTGTTGCAACCGTCGGTGGTAATGGCGCGTTTTCGGGCTATTGCTTGCGTGACTTTCCCCACTGGACACTTCATGCATCAAGGCGACTAATCGACTTCCGATGTGATGCATAACCTTGGCGATGAGAGGCGGTGAGTTATGTGGCGTGTACGTGTTATGGTCGGAGTTGTCTCCAGTTGCCATTTTCTCAAACGACGCTACTAATTTTTGGTATACGAAGGCAGTCTCTCGATTCAAACCGTGGGACTCATCGACAATTCCTCCGTCACCTTCGTCGCCCTCTTCGTCGTCGACGCCGGTGTCGAACTTGTTGATGATTTGTTTACAACTGTCGGAGATTTGCTGCTGGAGGGCGGTCTTGGTGGTTGTTCCTTCCAAGTCCGAACTGGTGTAGTCGGAGGAATCGTACGAATCACTCCAAGTGTCCTCACTACTCAAATATTCTACGATTTCGCGAACTTGATCGTCTCGTATACCGGGAACTGTTTTCATCAGCCTTGTTAATTCATTCTCGAAATACACTAACTGCGGGGGTTTGCACCGATTTTTCACTCGGGGACTAGGAACTGGTTTAGGGGAGGCACGCGAGTTTAGTGTGGGGGTGGTAGGTTTGGAAGACGCGTTACACTGAGAGTTGGCCACCattgatttgaaaaactgtCTCATTTTACACATCATTAGGTTCGTCTCTTCGTCCGAACTCCAGTTGTTAAAACTATCTTTCCGTGTCAGTGATGTTGCCGGAGGGGTCGACAAGGGCGTGTATTTCCCATCAATTTTCTTCTCTTCGGTGATATTCTCCAACTCTAATTTTAACTCGTGCTTATTTGGCAATTCGGGTGTACTATTCTCGCGTTGCTCTTTTAGTAAATCATCACAGCTGCCGATAAACCCGCTATCTCTACTTTGCTGGTTTTTATTAGTAGTTAAATTGGACGGTAGTGGTAAAATTTCCGGTTGCGGTGTTTTATGACCCTCCTCATCTTCTTCAGAAACGTTTTCCATCTCGTTAACTTCTTGTGTCGTCTCTAGACCTTTGGAGGAGTCATCGACCGAGTtcgaatttttctgttttttgcctTTCTTTCGCTTAACTGTGTCAAACTGACCGTCCgacttttcaaaattgttcGATTCGTCGTACGTGTCGGAGTCAGAACTTGAGGAATTTTCCGAATTTTGTACTTCACTCGTTTGGTCGTTTCCTGACAAGTCCGGATTAGCTAATAAATTATCTAACGAAGATGAATGAGATCTGCCCGTTCCTCGAGCTCTGACCAGTCTTTTGCGCCTTTGCTCGGGACTGGGCCTTCCTTCACTATCACTCCCAACGCTGCCATCGGAATCTCTCCGCCCGGCAGTAAAACCCATGAACCCGTGGAGAAAATATTTCTCCAGGCGGGAGGACGCCATATCAGCCATATCGGCATCGCTTTGCTGCGGGGGCTCTTCAGACCCACCTAGCGAATCCAACCCTTCACTACATATACTGCTCGTTTCCGAAAAGGCATCTTCGCGGTTCGAATTAATCGATTGTGTCGTTCCATCTCCCAGTCGGAAGAAGAAGTACTTTTCTAGGTCTGTCGCTAAAGTGGGTTTTTGGTCTTTGTTAGTTAGCGACTGTTCCACTTCACTTTCCTCACAGCTCTCTTCGACTATTGTGTGTAAAGTAAAATCGATCGCTGAGCGGTGATAACCCCGCAATTCATCTTCTTGATCGATAGCTGCGGAACAAGTCAAAGTAACTTCTTCTCCGGAGGTGGAGTCGTCTGTCGGAGAATCGTCTTCGTCGTGACTTAGATTCTCGACCCAGGAATCGTCATCGGCCAAGCCCTCCTCGAAAGCTGAAAGGGTCTCGCCGCCAGTTATCACCGTAACGCTCTCTCCATGTTGGTTCTGATTATCTGGAAGCAAAAGCGTGACTGCAGTCTAACCAGCATGACGATTTCTTTGTTTTAGTGGTTAGATCTCGAGGCGGATGGTCGTGCCGACAGTGGCGCATTTAAAAGACCGAATGTCCccggaattttttttttaaagacaatGCAATAATCTCTAGTTGCAGAAACAAACAATTGTGTTTTATCCACCCTTTTGTCCTTGTTCTTGAACTTGAGCACACTTCTTCGTTTTTTAACATTCTGGTTGAAATGTGCCAAAGAAACATTATCTCCGTAAAGTTTGAACTTTCTACTTTAGAGCAGcgaaatttaaagatttttattgcgattaaaagcgaaattataaattatgttgtattgtatttttttaagactCGTATTTTACACATTGCAAGTTGCACCTGCTCCCGAAAATTACGTTTAGTTTGTAAGCCTTTGAGCCCCGAATTAGGTGAATGCGCCACTGTTGGGATGATGTCAGGCTCTTACCAGCTGGTCGTCCCTCGGGGAAGTCCTCGCTCTTCTCCTGCCAGTTGGTGTGCCTGACAATGACGTCGTTGTCGGGCACTAGGGTGGTGGTGTCGGACGTGATGACGCTGACCTGCTGGTAGGAAGGGGCGGGTTCTTGTGTTATCATGACGAGGCTAGTGTAGCGAGCGGCATGACGTGACGTGCAAAAGTCCGGTTCTCCGGTGACTAGCGCACCTGCCCGCTCACCGTCGCCGCGCGTGTTCACCGACTCCCCCACTACGTTAACGGGTTCGCTAGACCGGATCCCCGCGCTGCTTTTCCATTCACCGGAGTGGTCATTGCCTGGCGACACTTCCGATTTTACCACCGGACTCGCATCCTCATAGCTCCGGACCTGCTCCACGTCGCTCGAATTCAGCGACTCGGCGCTCACGTCGGACAAACCCGGACTCGAAGACGCGTATTCGCCCAAATTTTGAGGCGTTTGCTGGGCTTCGGTGGTGTTTATTTGGAGATTATCACAGTTGGATAAGTTATCGTTATCGTTTTTATCGCCCGTCGTTTCAATTGGGGGATTTTCGCCGTTACTTTCGTAAACTACATCTTCACTCAGGTGTTTAATATTGGTCAGTATTACCGTACAGTCCATTTCTGTATCGGTGTCGTTATCGGAGGTGTCATCGCTACTGGACGAACTTTCGTTAGATGAGGAGGAGACGTTCTTGTTGACCACAAACGTGCGTGAGAAGCGTTTAGGTTTTTGGTCGGCCACCGTTCCGGTGTCATCACTGTCGGTATCAGCCGAGCCGGAAGACGACATGTCATCTTCACGCACGGAACTGTGTGAATTCCTGCCGTCATCTTCGTCGCAATCACTCGTTACGTTGCTGCTAGGCAGCGCATCATCACTCGATCGACTATCACCCCCGTTTACGTTATAGACCCGGTGCACACGTGGCTTATCACTGTCACTATCACTTGAGGAATCCGAGGAGGACGCACATCTTGTTTCAGCCTCGACGTACCCGGAAATTTCCACTTCCTCCGGGGTGCTTTTCTCATCACTGGGTCCGGGAGGCTGTTCGCTATTTTGCTCGGAAACCGCCGGCATACTGGCATCGCTCCGAAGAAGCGAGTGCAGTGGGGCGGACTCAGCAGCGTTCAGTAGGGGCCAGATAAGGGCCAGTAAATTGCGCGGAAGCCGTAATCGGGCGTTCTGCTCCGCTCCGTAGAGCACCAGTGCCTCCTGGGGCGTCCAGGGCACCGGAAACGGGATCGGCACCGGAACCGGGATCGGAATATATTGCGTGGGGGCGCCGCAGCTCTGACAGGGCTGTCTGGCCGCCTCCTCCACCTGGTGCACGCACTGGAGGGCTACTTCGTCCATGGCGCGGTCGCTGCGTAGCTGCTCCAGGAGCTCGTCATCGCGGGAGGACGCCGGGGAGTCCAGACGGGCGGTGTCCTCGTCGGTGCCGGTGTCAGACTCCCGGGACCGCCGGTAGACGATGGGGGACCCGAAGGGGGAGCCCCAGTTCAGGACAGGACGCGCCCCACTGCCCGGCTCGAAGTAATCCCAGTCACACTCATCGATGGGAAAACTGGAGGCGGTGGACGAGCTATCGTTATCGTCGATGTCTTCTTCTTTAGAAGAACTATCCGAGCTTATAAACACTAATTTGTAATCGTCTCCTTCCGGCAGAAGAATGTCGAAGAGATCGCTTTCGGGACCTCTGCGCCAACCTAAGCACGATACACACTCTCAGAATACATAAAACGGTCTAGAGTCGGCGGCCTCCACCACTTCGAGCGCCCACTTGCACATGGGCGCTTGTTATGGACATATGCAGATAGCCAGTACGAGCACACCTCCATAATGTTAGGCCGATACGTTTTTCTTTTCACCCTCCTTCTACTGCGAGACGGTTAAAGAAGCACAAAACATGCGCACCCATCACCGACGTATTTACAAAATGCGAGGAAATGCGgttattatgaaaaattacTTGGGTTAAAGTACGCACAAACAACATGCAGCTGCATAATGGTGTTATTTCGAATGGAGAATACAGAATATTTTAGACGTAGACCCTCATTAACCAAAGTAATGACAGTGTTATGCCTGGATAGTAGAAAACcacagatttatttttaaatatcagtCTACAGCAgaaataaatatgtatttgcgagtaatagtttttaatacaaagatattcaaaaataaaaaatacaccacGATCTCTCTCTCTGATTAAAAAAACCCTGAAATTCTTAATTCGCTAAAATCTCATCGGTACTAAGATCAATCacaattgttgaaaaaaatcaaacaggACGAGGGAATTCAGTCGATGACCCTGTGACGAAAATACGGCTCACcccttttttgtttaattcgtTCAAATGTACCAACTGTTTCTGCATGTATTAtagtttccaaaaaattacattttatttaaaagaaactttttattagctccaaatataacaaaaactttaaaaaacaaatcgaaagcattttcttttaattttatgaaacTCAAAAAACTAGAAGGATAGGGATAAAAATATTCACAAAAGCTcacatcaatttttaaagcctatggtatttttggtttcagtataaaatttctaaaattacgAAAACTTGGCTTGTAAATAGTTTTCTAAGGATAACTCTAATTACATTTTATATTACACGTAAAAAGTGCATGAggattattaaataaatatttacataaaaatattttacagctactacaaaatataaattttaaaccattaataataaaaatataacaatttGAAATGCCATGAGGTTATCTGTTGTTAcgtaataaataatcttttattactattggCCTTTATATTTGACAGAAGTCAACAGCTTCGTAGTGAGTTTATTACTGttttcgtaataaaattaaataaacaaaaacatttacttgTAATTTAAGCGAATCtaataatttgaataatgTACTGTCTTTATCGTTTATTTAAAAGGAAcgtacaatttaaaaatattagacAGGGTGATTCTTAAATAGGTAGCATACAGTGTATAACAATGGAATCatattttaaatgtatttatttttagtaataCTAAAACGCATTGTTCGTAGAATTCAGTCACAAAACAAAGGCCCTATCTTAGATATTTTTTCCGCtattacaatttaaacaattcatCAACGCAACCAGTAAAGCACACGTGAATCCCCTTTGTTGTAAAACGAAAGGTTCCAAAACATTGTGTGCGAACACATAATAAAAGGCAAAAACTTCATCATTTacatcacaaaaattttatacgaAAAACTAGCATCAGTTAAAAAACActcgttaaattttattggtcAGTTCAAcagataaatataaaaataacaaattgaaATGTTGCAATTCagagtttatttttcaaatgtcaGAGCTTTTAACTCGTCAAATTGCCTCAAATTAGAGAACTAATCGCAGCTGTGATTAAAAATTCCTTTTGAAAAACCTCTTGTTTGAAGATAAATATTGAACCATTTGTTccaatcaaaaaacaaaaaaatgtgactTACTTAATACAAGTACGTATAAATTGTTGCTTTAAAATGTACGATGTTACGTCGAAAGTTCATTGAGTACAGCGATCCATTAAATATGCACTATTGTCTCGTTGATAGGATGTCGTAAATCGCTTACCTATCCACATAGTGCTAGGCATATTATTTTATGATCCGTCATATTTCTCAGAGTTATGTCTTCATAATTTTGCGACATTATTCCATTAGTTGATGTAAATCCCCTGTACAGTTACAGCGGACTTTATgtattgataaataattagATACCCATtgcgattttaattacattttaaaatttatgaccGCAACATTAGAGTTTTGTTACAGTTCTAATGAATCTAAAATTGTTGGTTTTGGATAAAttaacacaataataaaatataaatacagacTTGCACAATAAACTGGTGATACgtgtattattttaatattgataatattatttaacaaatttgaaTAGAAGTCAGCGGCCTTTTAAGGAAAAGTCCGGTAAGTATGCAATAAAGCATATGCAACCAACGTTGCTGTAACGTataatattgtaaaataaaacaactctTGTTAGTACTCGCACagagttttttctttattataacatttataatgGAAGTCTGCATATTAAATTGCATAGAAGCAAGGCTTGCTAATAAATTAGGGAATTAATTCAGGATCACTGCTTGGCTTCATCAAGCGATagaaagtaaatatttataatatgtGTTGTTTTTACACACACCAGTGcactaataaataaactacCCCAAACTTTGAAGCTCTTTCAAATTATGGACGTATTTTCCAACATTGCTGAATGGTGATGAAAGTTTTTACACCCTCTTAATATAATTCAGGTAAAACACATTTCAGCGTAATAAGAACGTCTTTTCTTTTACCTATAATAAGCTCCCTCGACGCCAATAACgtacaaaagttttaatttaatttccggTTACTCAATACGAAAGCATTTTCCGCCAACTTCGAAACAAACGTAATTTTAAACtgtcacattttaaattagttcTACGTATGATACTTTTGACCAtaaattaaagacaattttaaACTGCGCTAGAACGCCTTCGACCTACCTGCAGTTACGTTTCACCCTGGACGTAAtgcaaacaaaaaatgcattatttttaaaaacgtaaattatgcaaatttgaaaaagtgaataaatcttgtttaaaatgcatttaacaTTTCAAATATCAGTAAATAGCTACcaaaatgtttgttatttaaataacacatGCAAAATCACAATAACTCTAATAATTGAATTACAACATGCAAATATGTGGAagaataataatgtttatCTATACTAATatgtgtttttaataattactgtGTTTTCTTGTGGAGCCCTGTGACAATAAATGTTAAGAGAGCGGGTAACTTAAAGCTGATCAGGAATCGGGGGTGACAATATGGAGTCAATACAATAGCAGATGCAATTTATTGTATTATAATAGTGTCAAATTGCTGCATTAATTAGTAGACGCTTTCATTGCGCACACAAATATTCCAGTTAATGAAAACTAATTTTCCAAACGGAGCAATCGatgaaaatgattattaaTAGCCCAGAAAGACGAGTCAGAAGGGAAGCTCTACCCAGCCCACAAAGAAAAGCAGCGTGTTATCACAAGTATTAATACACCCCATCACCGTCGAATACAACAAAGTTGTTATTGTCCCGCGTTCTGATACCTTTACACCCGGAAACGACTTTGTATTCAAGTAAATAGAGCAGCATTCCCACAAAATAAATCAGGCGCAAGGACTCACCTGTATCCACCGTTTGTATTTTCCTCATATCTTGACGCCTTCTCCGGACCGTCACTTTCCGGAAGACGGTGCCACTCAGCGGCTCGATATCGCACAGCTCCACAGGGGTTGTTTCTTCCTTCGCAAAATGGACTTCAGGCACCGCCGCTTCCTCCTCTTTCAGCGACGGTTTCCTCTGTCCTTTCGCCTCTTCGGCATTATCCGTCACGTTGCTGTCGAAGCTGACGCGCTTTTCCGCGCTTTTCTTCGTCTCCTCCTCGGTTTCGGGCGTTTCGTTCTTCGCTTGCGATTTTCGCCGAGGAGACTTGTTCGCTTTTTGCGAAGACTGTTTGTTCTCGCCTAAACGCATCAGCGGGTTTACGCGAGTCGGTCGTTTGGTTGCGGTGTCGGGAGTATCGGAGGGTTTCTGGGGTGAGTTCGGTCGTTCGTTGTAAACGTCTTCGGATTGAGTGCGGCGACAGGCGGGATGCAGGCGGGCTGGGGATGAGGTGACTTCGTTGGGCCGGTCGCAGCCCTGGCTGTTGGCTTTGTGGAGCGCTAACGAGGGGTAGCTGTTGATGTCTTGGCCCCGGGGCAGGCTGTTGTAAGGGCGCAGTTCGGGGGAGCCGCGCAGGGCCGACCAGCGAGGGGTCGGGTCTAAAAAACATTTCCCTATTGAAATGACCACAAATAGCACAAAGAGAGTCATTCCTATTAAGAACAGGAGCAACGATTGTTGGAAAATTTTACAGATAATTCGCCTAAAAATGAGCCAgtgctaaaatatttaaagaaaaaacttatcAAGGCCCTAAGACGTGATTATCGGATCGCTACTTCTTTTAAATCGAAGACCCTTTCAGGCAAAATGTACTTGGGCACAGCAATTTGTTTGATTCCATTGAATGAgatatttttgatcaaatcaAAGCGATTGTTTCCATGTTCgcatcaaataaataaaacctgaACCTGGTGTGTCACATTAACTATTTTAAGCACTTCAGTGATAGATATTGAAGTGCAGTTAAAATTAGTGCTTAGTAACCGAACTCATGTATTTATTTACCAATAAATGAAATCAGTTGGAGACCCGTTAAAAGTCACTCGACACGTTCACAtgttatcagtttttatcaatTTCAGGATATGAAAACGTAATCGCCTTAATGATTCTGCAATTAGGGTCGGCATGGGACTTGTTTTGTGCCCGAAATAAACTTATGCATGCAGATGTTTAATTGATTGTGGAGGGCTTAAATGCGACGGActgaaaagaatttatttttcagcaGCGATCGATCAGataatgaaaaatataaaaggtCCACTGTGCCatagacaaagacaaaactgTACTTTTTACTTCCAACTCAGCAACTAAATCTGATTAAACTCTGTATCTGTTCGAAACAATATTGTTTCATAACTTTTCGATGTTTGTCGTGATGAAACTGCAATATCTTTTTCTACTTTTGACCGGTCATGATTTACAAGAACTGTTACTAACTGGAGATGGTCCATGATCGGCGTATTGTGCGCTTGATGATGTCAGCAGCCGGCACATAAACCCTGTTGTCCCGTCTCCTGCTGGGCCTTCGCACGAACTCGTTCATCCACTCACCAGACGCGGCTTGGATTTccctgaaaaaaattgacaacatACAGAAAATCTCAATAAAagcaacaataaataaaatataagctTGGATAGCAATAAATATTGGTTCTTTGGCAAATCGATAAATTGAGTTACGGTGCAGGGGAGTTTATGTTTGTCTGGGTTTAAGCTGTAATTAGAATTATTTCGCCGGAAAGACAAAATATTCACTTTGGcaactttaatatttaaaatttaattatctcGTTGATCAAATAATGAAGTTTTCGAAATGAGCAAAGCGAAATATTTGCTACGAAAAATAGGTCTTGAAGTGGTTGTGTTTTGATTTTCGGTATCTGTACGACTGATAAAACTGTAAAAGCCAAATTGCACAATAATGAAACAACAATACACTGCCTCGGTTTTGCTAGGGATTTTCTAAAACCGCATTCCACGCCGTAAATCAAAATTAGAGACGTGGTAAAGCAATTTAACAGTTAAATTAGgtgtcaaataaaaaacaatgttatttCTGCAACGCGCTCTAGGCTGAAATACGAAAATTGAAACGGAGTGGTGGTATCCCAAGGGACTGCCGAAGTGATACACTTTTAGAAACAACCTGAATTTAGCAAACATTACAA
Proteins encoded:
- the LOC664073 gene encoding uncharacterized protein LOC664073 isoform X5 codes for the protein MSCCEDAACSHALVAAATKEATRLSDKEREIILEVLGRDERLRRDQQLRIMEIQAASGEWMNEFVRRPSRRRDNRVYVPAADIIKRTIRRSWTISNPTPRWSALRGSPELRPYNSLPRGQDINSYPSLALHKANSQGCDRPNEVTSSPARLHPACRRTQSEDVYNERPNSPQKPSDTPDTATKRPTRVNPLMRLGENKQSSQKANKSPRRKSQAKNETPETEEETKKSAEKRVSFDSNVTDNAEEAKGQRKPSLKEEEAAVPEVHFAKEETTPVELCDIEPLSGTVFRKVTVRRRRQDMRKIQTVDTGWRRGPESDLFDILLPEGDDYKLVFISSDSSSKEEDIDDNDSSSTASSFPIDECDWDYFEPGSGARPVLNWGSPFGSPIVYRRSRESDTGTDEDTARLDSPASSRDDELLEQLRSDRAMDEVALQCVHQVEEAARQPCQSCGAPTQYIPIPVPVPIPFPVPWTPQEALVLYGAEQNARLRLPRNLLALIWPLLNAAESAPLHSLLRSDASMPAVSEQNSEQPPGPSDEKSTPEEVEISGYVEAETRCASSSDSSSDSDSDKPRVHRVYNVNGGDSRSSDDALPSSNVTSDCDEDDGRNSHSSVREDDMSSSGSADTDSDDTGTVADQKPKRFSRTFVVNKNVSSSSNESSSSSDDTSDNDTDTEMDCTVILTNIKHLSEDVVYESNGENPPIETTGDKNDNDNLSNCDNLQINTTEAQQTPQNLGEYASSSPGLSDVSAESLNSSDVEQVRSYEDASPVVKSEVSPGNDHSGEWKSSAGIRSSEPVNVVGESVNTRGDGERAGALVTGEPDFCTSRHAARYTSLVMITQEPAPSYQQVSVITSDTTTLVPDNDVIVRHTNWQEKSEDFPEGRPADNQNQHGESVTVITGGETLSAFEEGLADDDSWVENLSHDEDDSPTDDSTSGEEVTLTCSAAIDQEDELRGYHRSAIDFTLHTIVEESCEESEVEQSLTNKDQKPTLATDLEKYFFFRLGDGTTQSINSNREDAFSETSSICSEGLDSLGGSEEPPQQSDADMADMASSRLEKYFLHGFMGFTAGRRDSDGSVGSDSEGRPSPEQRRKRLVRARGTGRSHSSSLDNLLANPDLSGNDQTSEVQNSENSSSSDSDTYDESNNFEKSDGQFDTVKRKKGKKQKNSNSVDDSSKGLETTQEVNEMENVSEEDEEGHKTPQPEILPLPSNLTTNKNQQSRDSGFIGSCDDLLKEQRENSTPELPNKHELKLELENITEEKKIDGKYTPLSTPPATSLTRKDSFNNWSSDEETNLMMCKMRQFFKSMVANSQCNASSKPTTPTLNSRASPKPVPSPRVKNRCKPPQLVYFENELTRLMKTVPGIRDDQVREIVEYLSSEDTWSDSYDSSDYTSSDLEGTTTKTALQQQISDSCKQIINKFDTGVDDEEGDEGDGGIVDESHGLNRETAFVYQKLVASFEKMATGDNSDHNTYTPHNSPPLIAKVMHHIGSRLVALMHEVSSGESHASNSPKTRHYHRRLQQKLSSASTTTTEDDDSTSDSNLPDALGHLEETLPPYNLLPRSRSHDLLVGESKTHHQSSSGVSDIAEERGEISDCERFSWRGSFESALLATDSRNKLSLLGGEGSASASALAIAAKRRSAGDLLFSHKSLSREQLDRVRSCGSIGGANSEDKLWVASTTRPTRRRSSVPDATCGSGGSADGEDDDEEDIESRSTLPRSLQSGAATTNSLPRLPTNTPPTSMQKAQSMYHFLPPNAKSARYRPPGFSRLITTVPKRAVSAPGLQPTHQRRGRRSQQHNVPSDDVSISEAHSSPMLTSRNGSKSATPSPVAPGSRRGTGSVSSQDWSNVNADDDIDRLVVIHQTRSSLSSLGMRSDSMASVYSGAGEGRYGTVTVRGQVEFGLQYNYKARALEILIKQCKDLAPVDVKRNRSDPYVKVYLLPDKSKSGKRKTKVKKHTLNPVFDETLKFHISLNGLETRTLWLTVWHSDMFGRNDFLGEVMMTLENKVFDDPTPKWYNLQERTEPFDDMLSFKGDIIVCLKFVPPDMTVHKKGKRSRGTLHVLVKEAKCLTAVKANGTSDPFCKSYLLPDKGRSSKQKTPVAKRTVNPVWNHTFVYDDVTLQELAERCLELTVWDHDRLASNEFLGGVRFSLGTGKHYGKSVDWMDATGKELSLWKSMLERPNFWVEGCLALRPTLDTRAS